A genomic window from Telopea speciosissima isolate NSW1024214 ecotype Mountain lineage unplaced genomic scaffold, Tspe_v1 Tspe_v1.0015, whole genome shotgun sequence includes:
- the LOC122647259 gene encoding aquaporin PIP2-4-like → MIFILVYCTAGISGWHINSAVTFGFFIARKVSLIHAVMYMVAQCLGAMCEVGLVKAFQKSYYVQYGGGANEITDGYSKGVGLAAEIFGTFVLVYTVFSATDPKRSARDSLVPVLAPLPIGFAVLFPLLGNTPVCKMIAATCWVPKGVSKSPPVLEEPSSKEEIKEILKSGALDRRCHVLDLCWITVREKNKHIFVYNFSTVK, encoded by the exons ATGATCTTCATCCTCGTTTACTGCACTGCTGGTATCTCTG GATGGCATATTAACTCAGCAGTGACGTTTGGGTTTTTCATAGCCCGTAAAGTGTCACTAATCCATGCTGTGATGTACATGGTGGCACAATGCTTGGGTGCAATGTGTGAAGTAGGGCTAGTAAAGGCCTTCCAAAAGTCTTACTATGTGCAGTATGGTGGTGGGGCGAACGAGATCACCGATGGCTACAGCAAAGGTGTGGGTTTGGCAGCTGAAATTTTTGGTACCTTCGTCCTTGTCTACACTGTTTTCTCTGCTACTGATCCCAAAAGAAGTGCCAGAGACTCCCTTGTGCCC GTATTGGCACCACTTCCAATTGGATTTGCAGTTTTGTTCCCCCTCCTTG GTAACACACCTGTGTGCAAAATGATAGCAGCCACTTGTTGGGTGCCTAAAGGGGTTTCAAAGTCTCCTCCAGTCTTGGAAGAACCATCTTCTAAAGAGGAAATCAAAGAGATACTGAAGAGTGGTGCTTTAGATAGAAG ATGCCATGTTCTTGATCtctgttggataactgtgagggaGAAGAACAAACATATTTTCGTATACAACTTCAGTACAGTTAAGTGA